ccctgagccagccagtccctgccctggggtgaTATGGGAGCCGGCACCCCCTACAGGAGAcaatccctcccctccacctcctcgcaccagccagtccctgccctggggccggatgggagtcAGCGCCTTCTAGAGGGAACAGGCCCCATGTGCCATTCTCCCCGCGCCCCCAcgctgtggctggctggctgggagcaggcaACTCCTAGAGTGGAAAATCACCacgtcccattccccaccccacctccccacactagccagtgccctgccctggggtCAGTGCCCCATAGACAGTAAAGGTCCTGTGcctcattccccgcccccctgagccagccagtccctgccctggggccggatgggagctggcgcccccgaGAGGAGACGGGTCCTGTGcctcattccccgcccccctgagccagccagtccctgccctggggccggatgggaacCGGTGCCCCCTAGGAGAAAGGTCCCATGTcccgttccctgccccaccccaccctgcagctgGAAACCAGCGACCGCTAGAGGCcagtggccctgccccccaccttgtAGAGCCCGGCCTCCAGGACCTCCTCGCACACGGCCTGCGGGTCCCTGCCGAGCTGCAGGCGGGAGCGGACGAAGGCGCAGAGCCCCTCGGTGTCGAAGGCGTCCCAGACGCCGTCGCAGGCCAGCACCAGGAACTCGTCCTCGCCCGGGCAGCGCGCCAGCTCGTACACCTCGGGCTCGGGGGACACCAGCTGCTCCGTCTGGCCCCGCCAGGCCACGGCCTTGTAGTCAAAGTCGCCCAGGGCGCGGGAGACGGCCAGGGAGCCGTTGACGCGCTGCAGCAGGACGGTGCCGCCGGCGTTCTCGATGCGCTCCCGCTCCCGCGGCCGGCTGGGCTTGTGGTCCTCCGTGTAGAAGGTGAGGCGGCCGGCCCGGCACAGCAGGGCCCGCGAGTCGCCCAGGTTGATGAAGTAGAGGTGGCGCGGCGAGACCAGCACGGCCACGGCGGTGGAGCCGGCGTGCTCCCAGCCCTCGGCACGCGCCAGCACCTGCATGCGGCTGTCGATGTGCAGGAAGCCCTCCCGCACCGCCTCCTTCACCGCCTCTGGAGACTCCACGCCCCCCGTGAAGGCCTCGCCCACCACCAGCTCCCCCAGCAGGTGGTGGGCGCAGAACTTCGCCACCGTGCCGCCCGCGTGCCCGTCGTACACGGCAAAGAAGGCCCAGGTGGCCAGGCTGCCCGGCAGCTGGGGTTGAGCCGTGTGCGCGTCCTCCATGTGGGCCCGCCAGCCCTGCATGGCGCCCAGCCCGTAGCGCAGCCCGCCCCCCTCGCCCTGCTCCAGCAGCTTCTCCGTCCGCGGCGCCTCCAGGAAGGAGCCGGGCCCCTCGCCACGCTCCGCCTTGAAGAGACGCGAGAACATCCGCTCTGCCTGTGACACCAGCAGCCGCACAAAGGTCGCCATCCTGTGCCCCGGGTACTCACCCTATTCCCAAGCCTGGTGCCCCCGACCAAGTGCCCTGGGGAATCGCCCGGTCACCGCTTGGCACCAGCCCTCTGATCTCCGGCAGGTTTCAGTGGCTCAGACCCAGGGgctgcaccctgcccctgccgacTCCCCGGGGCCTTCCTGGTGCCCCCATGATGCTGTGCGGCCGGCTTGCCCCCTGGCAGCCCCAGGGACACATGCACTGCAGGGGCTGTGGCGGCTCTGTCCTCCCTGGCACCATAATTCCTGATCCTGCAGCTAAATATGGAATGTTAAATCTCCTAATCCCTGCCCGGTCATGGCCCAGCAGGCAGCATGGGCCATGCGAGGCTGGGGTGTGGGTAGCGGGACCCAGGGCCAGCCCCGCCCTAGCCACTGTGGGTATTCTGCAGAGTGCAGCCAGACTGGCAAGCGGGACCAGGCCCACGGTGCCATCACGAAAGTGTCCATTTGGGGCCCATTGGTCGAGCTGTCTGGGGGTTGTTCCTTtctgggcagggggagcagcatgg
This is a stretch of genomic DNA from Chelonia mydas isolate rCheMyd1 chromosome 23, rCheMyd1.pri.v2, whole genome shotgun sequence. It encodes these proteins:
- the PPM1N gene encoding probable protein phosphatase 1N, giving the protein MATFVRLLVSQAERMFSRLFKAERGEGPGSFLEAPRTEKLLEQGEGGGLRYGLGAMQGWRAHMEDAHTAQPQLPGSLATWAFFAVYDGHAGGTVAKFCAHHLLGELVVGEAFTGGVESPEAVKEAVREGFLHIDSRMQVLARAEGWEHAGSTAVAVLVSPRHLYFINLGDSRALLCRAGRLTFYTEDHKPSRPRERERIENAGGTVLLQRVNGSLAVSRALGDFDYKAVAWRGQTEQLVSPEPEVYELARCPGEDEFLVLACDGVWDAFDTEGLCAFVRSRLQLGRDPQAVCEEVLEAGLYKGSRDNMTCMVVCFRGAPGTSQAALQKERELDAHLESRVAELYGELQEQGAASLVAIFRCLASEVNPSLPPGGGLASKRAVIMEAYERLRRSYEAQLSGRCESGAPC